AAGGCTGGGTCAAGGACGCCAAGCTTTAATCAAGCTTTAATTTTGACAAGGAGGTTCTCTGTATATGCTGTGGTTATGGATCCTTCTGGCAGCGCTCGCGCTGCTCGTCACCGTGCTGCTGGTGCGCACCTTCACCTTCAAGGCGCCGGAGCTCTCCGGCATTGCGCCGTGTGATCAGCCCCTCGTCGATGTGGACAACGACCGCGTGGTGGAGAGCCTCGCGCGCGCCGTCACCTACAAAACCATTTCCTACACCGACCACGCCCGCATTGATTATACCCAGTTTGACGCGTTCCATAAGTACCTGGCCGAGCGCTATCCGCTGGTGCACGCGCGCCTGGAGCGGGAGGTTGTAAACGGCTACAGCCTGCTCTACCGCTGGAAGGGCAAAGACGCGGGCAAGCCGCCCGTGCTCTTTATGGCGCACCAGGACGTGGTGCCCATCGACGAGGCCACCCGCGATACATGGGAGCATGATCCCTTTGCGGGGGATGTGGCGGACGGCTACATCTGGGGCCGCGGCGCCATGGACATGAAGAGCCACTTGATCGCGGTGCTGGAGGCGGCCGAGGCGCTGCTTGCGCAGGATTTCACCCCTCAGCGCGACGTCTACATCTCGCTGGGGCACGACGAGGAGATCGACGGCCAGGACGGCGCAGCCGAGGTCAAAAAGGTGCTGGAGCAGCGCAACATCCGCTTTGCCTTTGTGCTGGATGAGGGCGGCGCCATCGTGGAGGGCAAGCAGGTGGGCGTCGACGGCGTGCTGGCGGTGATCGGCATGTCGGAAAAGGGCATGTGCAACGTGCAGCTGACCACCCAGGCGGGCGGCGGCCACGCCTCCATGCCCCCCAGGCAGACGGCTGTGGGCGTGATGGCCCGCGCCATCGACCAGGTGCAGCGCCACCCCATGCGGGCGGTGCTCTCCCCCGCGGTGCGCCAGATGTTCGCCTTCGCCGGCCCGCGCATGGGCTTTGCCCGCAAGATGCTGATGGCCAACCTGTGGCTGTTCGCGCCGCTGGTCGCCAAGGTGCTCTCCGGCTCGCCCACCACCAACGCCATGGTGCGCACCACCACCGCGCCTACCCTCGCGCAGGGCTCCCCCGCGCCCAATGTGCTGCCGCAGGTAGCCAGTGCCAACATCAACTGCCGCATCGCCCCGGGGGATACGGTGGCATCGGTGGAGGCGCACATCCGCCAGGTGATCGGGGACGCGCGCGTGGAGGTAAAGGCCACCCAGGGGCACAACCCCTCGCCCGTGTCCGACGCCTCGGAAATGGGCTTTAAGATCGTGCGGCGCAGCGTGCAGGACGTGTTCCCCGACGTGGACGCGATCCCCTACCTGATGATGGCGGCATCCGACGCGCGCCAGATGTGCGGCCTGTCCGATTGCGTGATGCGCTTTAGCCCCTACTACGCATTTGGCGACGCGCTTAGCCGCGTGCATGCCAACAACGAGCGTGTGCCCGCAGATGGCATGGCGCGCATGGTGCAGTTTTTCGCTCGCGTGATGCAGCAGGTGTAAGAAACCGCTTGATTTCACCGACAGATTATGCTATCATAACGCTTGCTTGGCCCAGCGCCAGGCAAGCGTATCTGGAGGAGTATCGAAGTGGTTGTAACGGCCCCGACTCGAAATCGGGTTGACGTGAGAGCGTCACGTGGGTTCGAATCCCACCTCCTCCGCCACGTCGGAGCAAAGTCCGCTTTGCTCCGACGCTTTTTTTGTAAAAAACGTCATCCGCCCGCTTCCTTGCTCCTCCTCTTTCGCAAAAAGTCACGCTTGGCTCACCTGTTCGGTTGTAAACGCCCTCGCCGCGGCGCGCAGCCGCCGCCAACCGTTTGCGGGCAGAAACGCCCTCCCATTAAGCGCAACATCGGTTTTAACCGCCTGATGTAGCAGCGTGACGCTGCACCCAATATCGCAGTTCACTGCAGTGGATTGCGATATTTTTGTTGCCCGAACCGAAGTGTCCATATCGTCATATCCTGCCTCCCCGCCGCAGGCAAAGTATCGCTCGCAGCGGCTTTTTTACGAAAGCCGCCGATACATTCGTCCCCTCCACATGTAAAAGGGCAACAACAGGCCTGTGCTGTTCTCATGCAGACACCCTTGCGGCGATACGCTGTTGTCGCAAGCTTTGGGCGCGCTATGAGGGTTCCATTTCCTACGCGGAAGATGCCAAGACACCTTCTCTATCTGCCTCTCACGTTTACATAAAAACATTCCCTTTTCCAATGCTTTTTTCTGTATGGCACAACAAAAGACGTATGCTTGCCTTCAAAAACAGCGGCGTGGGGCCACCTGCGCCCGCGCACGCAGCGCATTTACTGCATTGTAACAAAAAACACTTGCGCTGCGCTGGCGCGTTTGCTATAATCAGCTTCACTATCTTTTGTGAAAGGCGGTGCTTTGATGTCCATTCGCTAAAACTGTGCAACCAAAGACGACTCCGCCAAAGAGAGGCTTTTTTGTTGCACTTGTTTTGCGAATGGGGATCGGGCACAGTTTGTCTGCCGCCTTACCCGCGCACGCGCGCGGGCCTTGTTATGCACGGCAAGTGAAGCGGATGCCTCTATTTGGATGAGAGGCATCCGCTTTTGTGGTGCGCCGCTCATGCCAGGGACCGCATAAACAAGGAGAATACACATGGCAAAAGAAAACCGATGGAAACGGACATTTTTGATCATCGCACTGGGACAGGCAGTCTCTCTCATCGGCAGCTCGGGCGTGCAGTTCGCGCTGATCTGGTGGCTGGCGGAAAAGACGGGTTCGCCGATGATCATGGGCCTGGCGGGTCTGGTCGCCTTCCTGCCCATGACGCTGCTAAGCCCCTTTGCGGGCGTGGCGGCGGATAAATACAACCGCAAAAGCATCTGCATTGCGGCCGATATGTCCATGGGCGCGCTGGCGCTGCTCTACGCAGTCGCCCTGCACTTTTTTGATCTGCCCATCTGGAGCGTTCTTGTCGTGCTGGGCCTGCGCGGCGTGGGCAACACGTTCCACCAGCCCGCGATTCAGTCGATCATCCCCCAGCTGGTGCCGCCCGACGATCTGGTGCGAGTCAACGGCTGGATGCAGCTGATGACCTCGGGCTCGTTCATTTTGGGGCCCGTCATCGGCGCCGCCCTCTACGCGGCTGTGCCCATGCCCGTCATTTTGCTGACGGATGTGCTGGGTGCGGCTTTTGCAAGCGCCGCCCTTGCGGTGGTGAAGATCCCGCGCCTGCCCTGCACAGAGGCCAAAGACCCTGGCTTTTTTACGCAGTTTAAGCAGGGCCTGCAGATTTTCAAGGCGGACAGGCGCCTGCTGCTCATCGTCATTGCGCAGGCCCTGTGCATGTTTTTCTTTGCGCCGCTCTCCTCCTTCTATCCCCTGATGACCAGCAGCTATTTCAGGCTCTCGGCGCTGCACGGCAGTATTGTGGAGATCGCCTACGCCGCGGGCATGATGTTCACAGCGCTCCTCTTTGGCAGCGTATTGAAGGTTAAACACAAGCTTGCGGTCTCCTACATCGGGCTGTTGGGTATGGGCGCCGCCACCATAATCGGCGGCCTGACCCCGCCCGCCTTTACGGGCTGGGTTGTCTTTGCGGTTGCCTGCGCCTGCCTGGGCGCGTTTAGCAATGTGCCCGCCATCCCGCTGACCGCCTATATGCAGGAGACCATCGCGCCGGATAAGATGGGCCGCGCATTCTCGCTGTTGGGGCTGGTCGGCTCCCTGTCCATGCCCCTGGGGCTGCTCGTCAGCAGCCCCATCGCCGAGCAGGTGGGCGTGCACGCATGGTTCGTCATCTCCGGCGTGGGCATCCTGCTGATTACCTGTATGGTTTCCCTCATCAACCGGGCCATGGGGCGCGGCGGGGAGACGCGCAGGGCGTAACGCCGCCAAATACCGCAATCCTGTACGAAAAGAACCGGCCGCGCATACGCGCGGCCGGTTCGCATCTATTCTTTTTGCACGGAAGCGTCAGGCGACGCGGGATTTCTTTTTGCCGCGCGGGATCAAAATAAAGCACAGCGCGCTTACCGCCATGAGCGCCGGATAGAACATAAAGGGCAGGATGGCCACCGGCGAGAGCATGCCATACCCCGCCGCGGTGAGCATCTGCGCGCCGTAGGGAATCACCCCCTGGAAGACGGAGGTAAAGATATCCAGCAGCGACGCCGAGCGGATGGGCGAAATGCCAAACTGCCCGCTGATATCCTTGGCGATGGGGCCTGCCATCACGATGGCCACGGTATTGTTGGCCGTGGCCATATCCACCGCCGAGGCCAGCGCCGCGATGCCCAGCTGGCCGCCCTTTTTCCCCTTGATGTGCCGGTGGATGAGATCCAGGATGAACTGGATACCCCCGTTTTCCTTCACCAGGGCCACGATGCATGCCACCACGATGGAGATCACTGTAATATCGTACATGCCGGCGACGCCGTCCCCCACCACGCTAAATAGCTGCGCGGGCAGGATGGCGCCCGTGCATACGCCCACCACCAGCGAGGCGACGATGCCCGCGATCAGCACCAGAAACACGTTAAAGCCGATCAACGCGCCCACCAGCACGATCAGGTAGGGTATGATCTTCCAGACGTTGTAGCTTAAATCGCCCGGTACGACGAACGCGGTGTTCATCGTCAGCAGAAAGAAGATGACCGCCGTGATGAGCGCCGCGGGCAGCACGATGAGAAAATTCGCCTTAAACTTGTCCTTCATCTCGCAGCCCTGTGTGCGCACCGCCGCGATGGTGGTATCCGAGATCATGGAAAGGTTGTCGCCAAACATCGCGCCGCACACCACCGCAGCGATGCAGATGGCCATGGGGATGCCCGTCTTCTGGCTGATTTCCACCGCAATGGGCGCCAGCGCCGCGATGGTGCCCACGCTCGTGCCCATGGACAGCGAGATAAAGCAGCCGATGACAAACACGCCCACCACCGCCATGTTGGCAGGCAGGATGGACAGGCCGAAGTTGACGGTGCTATCCGCGCCACCGGCCGCCTTGATGGCGCCGGAAAAGCCGCCCGCCACAAGGAAGATCAGGCACATGGTGATGATGTTCTCATCGCCCACCCCTCGGGCGATCACCGCAAGCTTCTGCCCAAACTTTAGCTTGCGGTTTTGCAAAAACGCCACCAGCAGCGCCACCAGAAAGCCCACAATGGCGGGCATGCCGTAGAAGTCGTTGAGCGCGATGCCCATGCCGATAAAGATGAGCAAAAACACGCCGATGGGGAGCAACGCCCATCCGTTGCCCTTTTTTGCCGTCGTTTCCACGCGAAAACGCCCTCCCTGATTGACAGATATTTTGTAGAAAATGCATTGCTATCGTTACCATAGCATGTCCGCCCGCGCC
Above is a window of Maliibacterium massiliense DNA encoding:
- a CDS encoding M20 family peptidase, coding for MLWLWILLAALALLVTVLLVRTFTFKAPELSGIAPCDQPLVDVDNDRVVESLARAVTYKTISYTDHARIDYTQFDAFHKYLAERYPLVHARLEREVVNGYSLLYRWKGKDAGKPPVLFMAHQDVVPIDEATRDTWEHDPFAGDVADGYIWGRGAMDMKSHLIAVLEAAEALLAQDFTPQRDVYISLGHDEEIDGQDGAAEVKKVLEQRNIRFAFVLDEGGAIVEGKQVGVDGVLAVIGMSEKGMCNVQLTTQAGGGHASMPPRQTAVGVMARAIDQVQRHPMRAVLSPAVRQMFAFAGPRMGFARKMLMANLWLFAPLVAKVLSGSPTTNAMVRTTTAPTLAQGSPAPNVLPQVASANINCRIAPGDTVASVEAHIRQVIGDARVEVKATQGHNPSPVSDASEMGFKIVRRSVQDVFPDVDAIPYLMMAASDARQMCGLSDCVMRFSPYYAFGDALSRVHANNERVPADGMARMVQFFARVMQQV
- a CDS encoding MFS transporter, with protein sequence MAKENRWKRTFLIIALGQAVSLIGSSGVQFALIWWLAEKTGSPMIMGLAGLVAFLPMTLLSPFAGVAADKYNRKSICIAADMSMGALALLYAVALHFFDLPIWSVLVVLGLRGVGNTFHQPAIQSIIPQLVPPDDLVRVNGWMQLMTSGSFILGPVIGAALYAAVPMPVILLTDVLGAAFASAALAVVKIPRLPCTEAKDPGFFTQFKQGLQIFKADRRLLLIVIAQALCMFFFAPLSSFYPLMTSSYFRLSALHGSIVEIAYAAGMMFTALLFGSVLKVKHKLAVSYIGLLGMGAATIIGGLTPPAFTGWVVFAVACACLGAFSNVPAIPLTAYMQETIAPDKMGRAFSLLGLVGSLSMPLGLLVSSPIAEQVGVHAWFVISGVGILLITCMVSLINRAMGRGGETRRA
- a CDS encoding Na+/H+ antiporter NhaC family protein, whose translation is METTAKKGNGWALLPIGVFLLIFIGMGIALNDFYGMPAIVGFLVALLVAFLQNRKLKFGQKLAVIARGVGDENIITMCLIFLVAGGFSGAIKAAGGADSTVNFGLSILPANMAVVGVFVIGCFISLSMGTSVGTIAALAPIAVEISQKTGIPMAICIAAVVCGAMFGDNLSMISDTTIAAVRTQGCEMKDKFKANFLIVLPAALITAVIFFLLTMNTAFVVPGDLSYNVWKIIPYLIVLVGALIGFNVFLVLIAGIVASLVVGVCTGAILPAQLFSVVGDGVAGMYDITVISIVVACIVALVKENGGIQFILDLIHRHIKGKKGGQLGIAALASAVDMATANNTVAIVMAGPIAKDISGQFGISPIRSASLLDIFTSVFQGVIPYGAQMLTAAGYGMLSPVAILPFMFYPALMAVSALCFILIPRGKKKSRVA